A single Ziziphus jujuba cultivar Dongzao chromosome 11, ASM3175591v1 DNA region contains:
- the LOC107433134 gene encoding uncharacterized protein LOC107433134 — translation MIGERQGGYGGGNRAPHGVLLAVVVAIVVVVPFLVGDQGEAITEAISELLSPVGLLLLPIILLLTIQFLSSDRGSFVSSMFSTGEPDTIHRVSGSPVGVALFLILILFLLYNRVSIFGGDDDSDE, via the coding sequence atgataggaGAAAGACAAGGCGGTTATGGAGGTGGAAATAGAGCACCCCATGGAGTTCTCCTAGCAGTGGTGGTCGCCATAGTTGTTGTGGTTCCATTCCTTGTTGGTGACCAAGGAGAAGCCATTACAGAAGCCATTTCTGAGCTTCTGAGCCCAGTGGGCCTTCTTCTCTTACCCATCATCCTCCTCCTCACCATCCAGTTCCTTTCCTCCGATCGTGGCTCTTTCGTCTCCTCCATGTTCTCCACCGGCGAGCCCGATACCATCCACCGCGTCAGTGGCTCGCCCGTCGGCGTCGCATTGTTTCTCATCCTCATTCTCTTCCTTCTCTATAACCGGGTTTCGATCTTCGGCGGAGATGATGATTCCGATGAATAG